The following are encoded in a window of Geobacter metallireducens GS-15 genomic DNA:
- a CDS encoding glycosyltransferase family 2 protein, with protein sequence MKPRVEILMSTYNGEKFLAEQLDSILAQTHQYFVLTVRDDGSKDGTPDILSRYAATDERITYCVQENRGVVGSFYWLLKNSSPLSNYVAFSDQDDVWLPNKLERALDVLSRYDETLPLLYCSRVEYVSAGLGHLDDSPMMVRPVCLNNALIQNVATGCTVVMNKAARDLLLEREWPPQVLMHDWWSYIVVSAFGKVVYDDFVSIKYRQHGGNVIGGTVSFVSDYRSRIINFLSRRRKGVFGCYDQAYSFWLGYKDELKGESRGIVSQFIESKRSFLSRLNYLTSSQRVYRHRFIDDVLVRLLILSNKY encoded by the coding sequence ATGAAACCGCGCGTTGAAATTCTGATGTCCACTTACAACGGGGAGAAATTCCTGGCCGAACAACTGGACAGTATCCTGGCCCAGACTCATCAGTATTTCGTTTTGACCGTTCGTGACGACGGGTCGAAAGACGGTACGCCGGATATCCTTTCGCGCTATGCCGCTACTGACGAACGGATAACGTACTGTGTGCAGGAAAATCGGGGGGTAGTGGGGAGTTTTTATTGGTTGCTGAAGAATTCCAGCCCCTTGAGTAACTATGTTGCCTTTTCCGATCAGGACGATGTGTGGTTGCCCAATAAGCTCGAAAGAGCACTGGATGTTCTTTCCCGATACGATGAAACTCTGCCGCTCCTTTATTGCTCAAGGGTGGAATATGTCTCCGCGGGCCTCGGACACTTGGACGATTCACCAATGATGGTCAGGCCGGTTTGTTTAAATAATGCGCTCATTCAGAATGTTGCGACAGGATGTACCGTTGTGATGAACAAGGCGGCACGGGACCTGTTGCTGGAGCGTGAGTGGCCTCCCCAGGTCCTCATGCATGACTGGTGGTCCTACATAGTAGTCTCTGCTTTTGGCAAGGTAGTTTACGATGATTTTGTGTCTATCAAGTACCGTCAGCACGGAGGCAATGTAATTGGAGGGACGGTATCGTTCGTATCTGATTACAGAAGCAGAATCATCAATTTTTTAAGCAGACGCAGGAAAGGGGTTTTCGGGTGTTATGACCAGGCATATTCCTTTTGGCTTGGCTACAAGGATGAGCTGAAGGGAGAGAGCAGAGGGATAGTGAGTCAATTCATAGAGTCCAAGCGATCTTTTCTGTCACGCCTTAACTATCTGACATCCAGCCAAAGGGTATACAGGCACAGATTTATAGACGATGTCCTTGTCAGACTGCTGATTCTATCCAACAAATATTGA
- a CDS encoding glycosyltransferase family 2 protein — MLKLSVAICTYNGERFLREQLDSIARQTRLPDELILCDDGSSDRTLQIIDNFASSAPFEVKSSRNVSNIGSTKNFERAIGLCDGDIIALSDQDDVWHRDKLEVIERAFLDAPLTGAVFTNGAVVGDDLSPLGYTLWDTFRFKKKQQSCFKKGRALEVLLNHDVVTGATMAFRSALRDIVVPIPVEWVHDAWIALLTSIYSKIDFIDKNLIDYRQHSNQQIGSVKKNFTDHKNVAQSITDYYAQISKYEMLLDHIRCLNQVPNDYAIGKLHDKIEHMEVRNSICTSPKIIKTVEATCELLNRRYHNYSNGYFSFCKDIFWGD, encoded by the coding sequence ATGCTGAAACTGTCTGTCGCCATATGCACCTACAACGGTGAACGGTTCCTCCGGGAGCAGCTGGACAGCATCGCCCGCCAGACAAGACTGCCGGACGAGCTGATACTTTGCGACGACGGTTCTTCGGACAGGACACTGCAGATCATCGATAATTTTGCCTCGTCCGCTCCGTTCGAGGTGAAATCATCCCGGAATGTCAGCAACATCGGTTCAACCAAAAACTTCGAGCGTGCCATCGGCCTTTGCGACGGAGACATAATCGCCTTATCGGATCAAGATGACGTATGGCATCGCGACAAGCTTGAAGTGATCGAGCGGGCATTTCTCGATGCGCCGCTGACGGGAGCGGTTTTCACAAATGGTGCGGTGGTCGGCGACGATTTGTCACCCTTGGGGTATACCCTCTGGGATACCTTCCGCTTCAAGAAGAAGCAACAAAGCTGCTTCAAGAAGGGGAGGGCGCTGGAAGTGCTTCTGAATCATGATGTTGTCACGGGCGCGACCATGGCCTTCCGTTCCGCCTTGCGCGACATCGTTGTCCCGATACCTGTCGAATGGGTCCACGACGCCTGGATAGCACTCTTGACCTCAATCTATTCGAAGATTGATTTCATTGACAAGAATCTGATCGACTATCGCCAGCACAGTAATCAGCAGATTGGCAGTGTCAAAAAAAATTTTACCGACCATAAAAACGTTGCACAGTCAATAACTGATTATTATGCGCAGATCTCTAAGTACGAGATGCTGCTTGATCATATACGCTGCTTGAACCAGGTCCCCAACGATTATGCCATAGGAAAACTGCACGATAAGATCGAACACATGGAAGTACGTAACAGTATCTGCACGAGTCCAAAAATTATCAAGACCGTAGAAGCCACCTGTGAATTGCTGAACCGAAGATACCATAATTATTCCAACGGATACTTCAGCTTTTGCAAGGATATATTTTGGGGCGATTGA
- a CDS encoding class I SAM-dependent methyltransferase, translating to MNPAPRKDEIWKAYASYYTHGDNQAPPAGVAKRIFHCVRDCYLALKYDYFNELRQSPLRFLGTLLYLFPGRRADVDFSVMYLRSRPGGRLLEIGCGSGTMLSYLGSLGWRTEGIDVDPSAVANARSKGLNVAQGDLLEQPYGDNTFDAVMISHVIEHVPNPVELLTECYRILKPGGVLSLVTPNVESMGSHLFGRHWLHLDPPRHLILYNVRTIRALARKAGFTNMEIRTTIRDAHALFWASYSISRRGTYAMGSQPGRSGRLFMLLMRLVEWGLLKVFPHKGEELSLMGVK from the coding sequence TTGAATCCTGCTCCCCGCAAGGATGAGATCTGGAAGGCGTACGCTTCCTACTACACCCACGGGGACAATCAGGCTCCCCCGGCAGGCGTTGCGAAAAGAATATTCCATTGCGTCAGGGACTGCTATCTGGCCCTCAAATATGACTATTTCAACGAACTGCGTCAGTCCCCACTGAGGTTTTTGGGAACACTTCTGTATCTCTTTCCGGGACGACGCGCCGATGTGGATTTCAGCGTGATGTACCTGCGAAGCAGGCCGGGGGGGCGATTGCTGGAAATCGGATGCGGCAGCGGCACGATGCTGAGCTACCTGGGATCGCTGGGGTGGCGGACGGAAGGGATAGACGTTGACCCTTCGGCAGTTGCCAATGCCAGGAGCAAGGGGCTGAATGTGGCGCAGGGCGACCTTCTGGAGCAGCCCTACGGGGACAACACCTTTGACGCCGTCATGATCAGCCACGTGATCGAGCATGTTCCCAATCCTGTGGAACTGCTCACCGAGTGCTACCGGATATTGAAACCGGGCGGGGTGCTCAGTCTGGTAACCCCGAACGTCGAATCCATGGGCAGCCATCTCTTCGGGAGGCATTGGCTGCACCTGGACCCGCCCCGGCATCTGATCCTCTACAACGTCAGAACGATTCGGGCGCTGGCCCGCAAGGCCGGCTTCACCAACATGGAAATCAGGACCACCATCCGCGATGCCCACGCCCTTTTCTGGGCAAGCTACTCCATCAGTAGACGGGGCACGTATGCCATGGGATCGCAACCGGGCCGGTCCGGCAGGCTGTTCATGCTGCTGATGCGGCTGGTGGAGTGGGGCCTGCTCAAAGTGTTCCCTCACAAGGGAGAGGAATTATCTCTCATGGGTGTCAAGTGA
- a CDS encoding FG-GAP-like repeat-containing protein, which yields MTKTLATLLASTLLTLISVTLVTSIASAIMIPKIVDYDGDGKTDVAMFRPSEGKWYILYSSNNTQHVVNYGISGDIPVFGDFDGDGKTDEAVYRPSEGRWYILRSSNGSQNVINYGISGDIAVPGDYDGDGKTDVAMFRPSEGNWYLLYSSNNTQHVVNYGISGDIPVFGDFDGDGKTDEAVYRPSEGKWYILSSSNGSQNVISYGISGDIAVPGDYDGDGKTDVAMFRPSEGNWYILYSSNNTQHVVNYGIGSDIPAPGDYDGDGKTDEAVYRPSAGKWYILNSSNGSPQVVSYGLPTDMPLVNLFQHFSSGYSVVRQITINGGLSGIAAGAVASLTIDSRALISEGLLRSDRNDLRLFYDNQEIDRALADTGTIHFKVQVAIAANGADSGYCLYYGNPNESVSPKSNRENIYPFYVDGSSTAAFVVTGPTPTIMAMPKPEFLKFRNNPLLSRTPGYYDWKNVRDINSLLYEDGWYYAYYDCDDEGTLDGFQGWGVCQAKSQDLSNWLKLGPILQPSLEEDSGSASGAYVTKIGSTFYMYYLGTPNIVLGVPLTPYNGMLATASAITGPYTKKGVVLPLRKGEFDQDEALINTVWYDGTKYNCLYSAAALGYANALDPSGPWDHRTSVIDGREGIENPVLIHDALSGYYYLFANHVQQPNSEPAYTDSIVMYWSNDPKSWDVSNKTTVVSPGYGAWDGYIIGLLSSLVVRNGVVYGAYDGRQRPPSGEPVWGHEFRDGGFVEAKWPFSWGSRMKVASGTSLRSGQKFGDGTLRITAQMTGGNTPKVGLSDGTTHLFFQVDSSNIFTVNNNGTMIAGGFQRVKELTKTFEIRRSGTNVSYIFDGVLVASTTGPTGDLPISIAGDVFLESITFEPAALVTAVIR from the coding sequence ATGACAAAAACTCTTGCGACTTTACTTGCCAGTACGTTGTTAACCCTAATTAGCGTTACACTTGTGACTTCGATTGCATCTGCAATCATGATTCCCAAAATCGTTGACTATGACGGTGATGGTAAGACCGATGTAGCCATGTTTCGTCCATCAGAGGGCAAATGGTACATTTTGTACAGTTCAAATAACACACAGCATGTTGTGAATTACGGAATCAGTGGTGATATTCCAGTTTTTGGCGATTTTGACGGCGACGGCAAAACCGACGAAGCTGTATACCGGCCATCAGAAGGAAGGTGGTACATCTTGAGGAGTTCTAATGGCTCTCAAAATGTTATTAACTATGGAATTAGTGGCGATATCGCAGTTCCCGGCGACTATGACGGAGATGGTAAGACCGATGTAGCCATGTTTCGTCCATCAGAGGGCAACTGGTACCTTTTATACAGTTCAAATAACACACAGCATGTTGTGAATTACGGAATTAGCGGTGATATTCCTGTTTTTGGCGATTTTGACGGCGACGGCAAAACCGACGAAGCTGTATACCGGCCATCAGAAGGCAAGTGGTACATCTTGAGCAGCTCTAACGGCTCTCAAAATGTCATTAGCTATGGAATTAGTGGCGATATCGCAGTACCCGGCGACTATGACGGTGATGGTAAGACTGATGTAGCCATGTTCCGTCCATCAGAGGGCAACTGGTATATTTTGTACAGTTCAAATAACACACAGCATGTTGTGAATTACGGAATCGGTAGCGACATTCCGGCTCCCGGCGACTACGACGGCGACGGCAAGACTGACGAAGCTGTATACCGGCCGTCGGCAGGGAAATGGTACATCCTAAACAGCTCCAATGGCTCGCCACAAGTTGTATCGTACGGCTTACCGACGGACATGCCTTTAGTGAATCTGTTTCAACATTTTTCATCCGGTTATTCTGTGGTACGGCAAATAACAATTAATGGAGGGCTCTCCGGCATAGCCGCGGGGGCTGTTGCATCACTCACGATTGACTCTAGGGCACTAATCTCTGAGGGGCTGTTGCGGTCCGACCGTAACGACTTGCGACTTTTCTATGACAACCAGGAGATAGATAGAGCTCTGGCTGATACCGGGACCATTCATTTCAAGGTACAGGTAGCGATTGCGGCAAATGGCGCAGACAGTGGGTATTGTCTCTACTATGGCAATCCGAACGAATCTGTCTCTCCAAAGTCGAACAGAGAGAACATTTATCCTTTCTATGTTGACGGCAGTTCAACGGCCGCATTCGTTGTTACCGGTCCGACTCCGACCATCATGGCGATGCCGAAGCCAGAATTCCTGAAGTTCAGAAACAACCCTTTGTTGAGCCGTACCCCAGGTTATTACGACTGGAAAAATGTGCGTGATATCAATTCACTCCTATACGAAGATGGATGGTATTACGCCTATTACGATTGTGACGATGAGGGAACTCTTGACGGGTTCCAAGGATGGGGTGTCTGTCAGGCAAAAAGCCAAGATTTGTCCAACTGGTTAAAGCTGGGACCGATCTTGCAGCCTAGCCTAGAGGAGGATTCGGGATCAGCTAGTGGCGCATATGTAACGAAAATTGGTTCAACATTTTATATGTACTACCTGGGTACTCCCAACATTGTCTTGGGTGTACCTCTTACTCCGTATAATGGAATGTTAGCAACTGCTTCTGCGATAACAGGACCGTATACCAAGAAAGGAGTGGTTCTACCTCTGAGGAAAGGGGAATTTGACCAAGACGAGGCATTGATCAATACCGTTTGGTACGACGGCACCAAGTATAATTGTCTGTACTCAGCCGCGGCCTTGGGATATGCAAACGCTCTTGACCCGTCTGGCCCCTGGGATCATAGGACTAGCGTTATTGATGGGCGAGAAGGTATTGAGAATCCCGTGCTGATTCATGACGCGTTGTCTGGGTATTATTACTTGTTTGCAAACCATGTGCAGCAACCGAATTCAGAGCCAGCATATACAGATTCTATTGTCATGTACTGGTCTAACGACCCGAAATCTTGGGACGTATCAAATAAGACTACGGTCGTTTCTCCGGGGTACGGTGCCTGGGATGGCTACATAATCGGGTTGCTTTCGAGTCTGGTCGTGAGAAATGGGGTTGTATACGGAGCTTATGACGGTAGGCAGCGGCCACCTTCCGGTGAACCTGTCTGGGGGCATGAATTTCGTGATGGGGGGTTCGTGGAGGCAAAATGGCCATTTTCATGGGGTAGCCGGATGAAAGTGGCGAGCGGTACGTCGCTACGATCAGGCCAAAAGTTTGGCGATGGTACACTACGGATCACTGCGCAGATGACCGGAGGCAACACCCCTAAGGTAGGACTCTCCGATGGGACCACTCACTTGTTTTTCCAAGTGGACAGCAGCAACATATTTACAGTGAACAACAACGGTACCATGATTGCCGGAGGATTCCAACGTGTGAAGGAACTGACAAAAACTTTCGAAATTCGCCGGTCGGGAACTAATGTGAGCTATATTTTTGATGGGGTGTTGGTTGCAAGCACAACTGGCCCAACGGGAGATCTGCCAATCTCTATTGCGGGAGATGTATTTTTGGAATCTATCACCTTTGAACCTGCCGCGCTCGTAACAGCTGTTATCAGATAA
- a CDS encoding glycosyltransferase, whose product MSEPRATDIFAEKIVVVTVTYGDRSVYVSRLLERIAQLNIKKIVLVDNNSSCSTKALLDTAASQYHNELIDSITMAENVGSAKAFKAGLIKANQLEGYEYILLLDDDNLPDLDLIEVLESYWTNLAYKHELTALACNRVHLGINERVVAQDNPWLLLGKPNSFLGFHVGEIIRNTCARLFKLPKASLSGRGTNYRTTNFAPYGGLFFHKSLLEVIGYPNEDYVIYADDCEFTYRIPLNGGMILALLDAKIYDMDDRSEMTANIFSIYANIYDKVRLYYTFRNAIHFHLNQHCNNKTIFICNLLIYYAICVCFVLSKFNYSRLRIFYDALLDGISGNIGEADSYTLADVNLSVRTL is encoded by the coding sequence ATGAGCGAACCTAGAGCAACTGATATATTTGCAGAAAAAATAGTTGTAGTGACGGTCACCTATGGGGATAGATCAGTTTATGTATCAAGACTGCTGGAACGAATAGCACAGCTTAACATAAAGAAAATAGTCCTCGTGGACAATAACTCGAGCTGCTCCACTAAAGCCCTGTTGGATACCGCTGCATCTCAATACCATAACGAGCTCATTGATAGTATAACCATGGCAGAGAATGTCGGATCAGCAAAAGCATTCAAGGCTGGATTGATAAAAGCCAACCAGTTGGAGGGGTATGAATACATTTTGCTTCTGGACGACGATAACCTGCCAGACTTGGATCTGATTGAAGTCCTGGAATCATATTGGACTAACCTAGCTTACAAGCATGAACTAACGGCTCTGGCTTGCAACAGGGTACATTTGGGAATCAATGAAAGAGTTGTCGCTCAGGATAACCCTTGGCTATTGCTCGGGAAGCCGAACAGTTTCTTGGGGTTCCATGTTGGTGAAATTATCAGAAACACATGCGCCAGGCTTTTTAAGTTACCCAAAGCCAGCCTGAGCGGTCGCGGAACCAATTACAGGACAACAAACTTTGCACCCTATGGAGGCCTGTTTTTTCATAAAAGTCTACTCGAGGTTATCGGATATCCAAACGAAGACTATGTCATCTATGCTGATGACTGTGAATTTACGTATCGTATACCTTTAAACGGCGGAATGATTCTCGCATTATTGGATGCCAAAATATATGACATGGATGACAGATCTGAGATGACCGCCAATATCTTTAGTATTTATGCCAATATTTATGACAAGGTGAGACTGTATTACACCTTTAGAAATGCAATACATTTCCATTTGAATCAACATTGCAACAACAAAACTATATTTATCTGCAATTTATTGATCTACTACGCGATATGCGTATGTTTCGTGCTGAGTAAATTTAATTATTCTCGGTTGCGGATTTTTTATGACGCGTTATTGGACGGTATCAGCGGTAATATTGGAGAGGCTGACAGTTACACGTTAGCAGATGTGAATTTATCGGTTAGAACTTTATAG
- a CDS encoding class I SAM-dependent methyltransferase, translating to MKTINKKPSVIIECGCGESKRMADSIAIDIINMDGVDIVADLNKGFPFFDDNSVDGIVSHHFLEHLTSIDLFFKESYRILKKGGKFSGTVPHFSNPYFYSDYTHKTQFGLYSFSYLSKKQFFKRTVPVFYNDLDFEIIKLEIVFYSIFNSRKFPKRIVQKIVNRSKWTQEFYEECFCFMFPAFEIKFELQK from the coding sequence ATGAAAACGATTAACAAAAAGCCTTCGGTAATCATAGAATGCGGCTGTGGTGAGTCCAAACGAATGGCTGATTCGATCGCTATTGATATTATCAACATGGATGGAGTTGATATTGTGGCAGACCTTAATAAAGGTTTCCCTTTTTTTGATGATAACAGTGTTGACGGAATCGTTTCACATCATTTTCTGGAACACCTTACTAGTATTGATCTGTTCTTTAAGGAATCATACAGGATACTTAAAAAGGGCGGAAAATTTAGTGGAACCGTACCACATTTTTCTAATCCGTATTTCTATAGTGATTACACTCATAAGACTCAGTTTGGCCTGTATTCGTTTTCCTATCTTTCAAAAAAGCAATTTTTCAAGCGGACTGTTCCAGTTTTTTACAATGATTTGGATTTCGAAATTATTAAGTTGGAAATAGTATTTTATTCGATCTTTAACTCGCGAAAGTTCCCCAAGAGGATCGTGCAGAAAATTGTAAATCGCTCAAAATGGACCCAGGAATTTTATGAAGAGTGTTTCTGCTTTATGTTTCCGGCATTCGAAATCAAGTTTGAGTTGCAAAAATAG
- a CDS encoding lipopolysaccharide biosynthesis protein — MHRELIAKTVNNIGYNSIATILAAIIQFVTTIYLARILTPQDYGIVGFAQIFSNFMIQFCDFGINNAVVQKKEIDSTTLYTAFTLKVILSLIIFALIIIAAPLSYYFNGQHEIPTVIRALSLNFLISIFIFLPQVVLTRNLDYKKLVGPQTLALVGSSICSVYMAYLGFGYWSVVGASLLSNLLNAAMLVIIKPVSLRVVFDSSIARQLLGFGWSLLLPGIIVFVIFNTDNFLIGSLSGIEQLGYYSIAFNWGSMVCVLMGGMFHKVLFPTFSKLQYETSSMKKAYLTSLQYIAFLAVPANAILFIEGREFLFYILGRGTDRWLPAVITFQIFCLYGVLRSLLEPIGNVVMGIGKPQLFMKAILIVTVVELSLIYPAINYYGIEGVAIAVTLAYATQYFVYIPIIKREINVDLAEFVDVIKLPIASVVVMGIAMTLLKQAIHMTPVLLIINSVFGIIVYLVFFILADRGKLFREIRTVFLHS; from the coding sequence ATGCATAGAGAGCTGATAGCTAAGACAGTCAATAACATCGGTTATAATTCAATAGCCACTATTTTGGCGGCAATTATACAATTTGTCACAACGATATATTTGGCTCGAATTCTGACACCACAAGATTATGGCATTGTAGGATTTGCGCAGATATTCAGTAATTTCATGATCCAGTTTTGTGATTTCGGTATCAACAATGCTGTGGTTCAAAAAAAAGAAATCGATAGCACTACTTTGTACACGGCATTTACGTTAAAAGTAATACTAAGTCTTATAATATTCGCATTGATTATTATTGCGGCACCTCTGTCATACTATTTTAATGGCCAGCATGAAATACCAACAGTAATCAGGGCATTATCATTAAATTTCCTGATCTCCATATTCATTTTTTTGCCGCAAGTGGTGCTGACCAGGAACCTGGACTATAAGAAACTCGTAGGCCCGCAGACATTGGCACTCGTCGGGAGTTCGATATGTTCAGTATACATGGCGTATCTCGGATTCGGTTATTGGAGCGTAGTTGGCGCCAGCTTGTTGTCAAATTTGTTGAATGCCGCAATGCTGGTCATTATAAAGCCGGTTTCCCTCAGGGTTGTCTTTGATAGCTCTATTGCCAGGCAACTCTTGGGTTTTGGTTGGAGTCTTCTGCTCCCGGGGATCATTGTATTTGTAATATTTAATACGGATAACTTTCTTATCGGCTCTTTGTCCGGAATCGAACAGTTGGGTTATTACTCGATTGCGTTTAACTGGGGATCGATGGTTTGTGTGCTAATGGGGGGCATGTTTCATAAGGTACTGTTCCCGACATTTTCAAAGCTTCAGTACGAAACATCCTCTATGAAAAAGGCATATCTTACTTCATTGCAATATATAGCTTTCTTGGCAGTGCCTGCGAATGCGATTTTATTCATAGAGGGAAGAGAGTTCCTTTTTTATATTCTCGGGCGAGGGACCGATAGATGGTTGCCAGCGGTCATTACTTTCCAGATATTTTGCTTGTACGGAGTCTTGAGGTCACTATTGGAACCGATCGGAAACGTGGTGATGGGAATTGGCAAACCTCAGCTTTTTATGAAAGCAATACTTATTGTCACAGTGGTAGAGCTTAGCCTTATTTATCCTGCAATAAACTATTATGGAATTGAAGGAGTTGCAATAGCCGTCACGCTTGCTTATGCAACTCAATATTTTGTCTATATTCCGATTATAAAAAGAGAGATAAATGTTGATTTGGCCGAATTTGTAGATGTTATAAAGCTACCCATAGCTTCCGTAGTAGTTATGGGCATTGCCATGACATTGCTAAAGCAGGCGATTCACATGACTCCGGTTTTGCTTATAATTAATTCAGTATTCGGCATTATTGTTTATCTCGTATTTTTCATATTAGCAGATAGGGGCAAGTTATTTAGAGAAATACGGACGGTGTTCTTGCATAGTTAA
- a CDS encoding GumC family protein translates to MLHSENSTDDTRTSKPLFTLLDFAAVIIKHWRLTACITLAAALVAVIYTLMLPNLYTARSMILPLEDDREGVGAALGQLAGLAGVGRIGLGNPSKADVYLAMLNGETIRDPLIDRFRLLEAYEAKYRTEAYGALDRNVAVTVGKKDGIITIAVDDRDPRRAAEMANAYVEELGRLANRLNMASAGNDRMYLEKRLASARVDLAKAEDALKAFQSKNKAVSVSDQAKATIDGVAQLRAQLAAQEVQLSAYRSQFTDSSQEVRTSKAAIGRLQAQIARLEGNGGGGSAIPSVGSMPQLGQQYLRLMRDFKIQETMVELLAKQYEVARMSEVKDVSPFQVLQVAKVPEKKSKPHRTLIVLVAALTAFLCSIYLSFVLEHLDRMSEQDKMRWFELKSRLLFWKKQKLTLQNE, encoded by the coding sequence ATGCTGCATTCAGAAAATTCAACTGACGATACCCGCACCTCGAAACCCCTGTTCACTCTGCTTGATTTCGCGGCCGTAATCATCAAGCACTGGCGGCTGACTGCCTGCATCACCCTCGCTGCGGCCCTTGTCGCCGTGATTTACACGCTGATGCTGCCGAACCTCTACACGGCACGGTCCATGATCCTGCCGCTGGAGGACGATCGCGAAGGGGTGGGAGCCGCTCTTGGCCAACTGGCCGGCCTGGCCGGAGTCGGACGGATCGGGCTCGGCAACCCCTCCAAGGCCGACGTGTATCTGGCCATGCTCAATGGCGAAACCATCAGGGACCCGCTCATTGACCGCTTCAGGCTGTTGGAAGCCTACGAGGCGAAGTACCGGACCGAAGCCTATGGAGCGCTGGACAGAAATGTTGCGGTCACGGTGGGAAAAAAGGACGGCATCATCACCATTGCCGTGGATGACAGGGACCCCAGGCGCGCGGCGGAGATGGCCAACGCCTACGTGGAGGAGTTGGGGAGGCTGGCAAATCGGCTCAACATGGCGTCTGCGGGCAATGACAGGATGTATCTGGAAAAACGGCTTGCCTCGGCCCGTGTCGATCTTGCCAAGGCTGAGGATGCGCTCAAGGCCTTTCAGTCGAAAAACAAGGCCGTATCGGTAAGCGATCAGGCGAAAGCCACGATCGATGGCGTGGCGCAACTGCGTGCCCAGCTTGCCGCCCAGGAAGTGCAACTTTCCGCTTACCGGAGCCAGTTCACCGATTCGAGCCAGGAAGTGAGAACGTCCAAGGCCGCCATCGGCAGACTGCAGGCCCAGATCGCCAGGCTCGAAGGGAATGGCGGCGGAGGCAGCGCCATTCCGTCGGTGGGGAGCATGCCGCAGCTGGGACAGCAGTACCTGCGGCTGATGCGGGATTTCAAGATCCAGGAGACAATGGTTGAGCTGCTTGCAAAGCAGTATGAAGTGGCAAGGATGTCCGAGGTCAAGGATGTTTCGCCGTTCCAGGTGCTCCAGGTGGCAAAAGTGCCCGAGAAGAAAAGCAAACCCCATCGCACGCTGATCGTGCTGGTTGCCGCACTTACGGCGTTCCTCTGCTCGATCTACCTTTCGTTCGTGCTCGAACATCTCGACAGGATGTCCGAGCAGGACAAGATGCGGTGGTTCGAGTTGAAAAGCCGGCTGTTGTTCTGGAAAAAACAGAAGCTCACTTTGCAAAACGAATAG